CACGTTCCACAAGACTGATTACGCTCTTTAGAAAGGTTGGTATCAAAAAACAATTGCGATCCTAGCAAAGCTTTAGGATCGGTTGAGGCAATAGGAAGCTCTGAGGCCGACTTGCTATGGGGTTCAACGTGGCCAACAATCTGTGCCGGTTCACTACAAGCAGAGATAAACAGAGAAATGGCGGTCACACCAAGAAAATAACGCAGCATTCAATCTTACTCTAACAGTCAAAAATGAGTGGAGCGAATAATACACCCACGCAGAATTCGAGTAAAACAATGATAATCACTCTTACTAAACTTAAAATAAAAAAAACGCCAGACATGACTTATATCAAAGCCCTGCTGACGCTTTACTGTTTTTAACTGAACACTAACTCTGTTCTGGTAACGTCACATTTAACTCGAGTACTGAGCAGTCATCTGTGTTGTCCAGCTGTATCTGCACATCTTCATTGCCGATATTGACATACTTACGAATAACGTCGATGATTTCTTGTTGCATCTGCGGCAGATAATCTGGCTGATGGCGCTTGCTACGCTCATGCGCCACAATAATTTGCAAACGATCCTTAGCGACAGAAGCTGAGCTAGGTGCGTTTTTACTTTTAAAATAATCGAAAATCCCCACCCTAACCTCCTAACAAACGTTTAATAAAACCTTTCTTCTGGACTTCTAAGAAACGTAATGGACGCTCCTCACCCATCAAACGATCAACCGCATCCATATAAGCCAAGCCAGCTTCAGATTCAGTGTCTAAAATGACAGGGGTACCTTGGT
This genomic stretch from Marinomonas primoryensis harbors:
- the minE gene encoding cell division topological specificity factor MinE, with amino-acid sequence MGIFDYFKSKNAPSSASVAKDRLQIIVAHERSKRHQPDYLPQMQQEIIDVIRKYVNIGNEDVQIQLDNTDDCSVLELNVTLPEQS